In Monodelphis domestica isolate mMonDom1 chromosome 3, mMonDom1.pri, whole genome shotgun sequence, the following proteins share a genomic window:
- the XAB2 gene encoding pre-mRNA-splicing factor SYF1: MPEIGDAASTEAKLKTRSERPDLFFEEEDLQYEEEILRNPFSVKCWFRYIEFKQSASQAVLNLLYERALKELPGSYKLWYHYLKARRAQVKRRCVTDPAYEDVNNCHERALVFMHKMPRLWLDYCQFLMEQGRITRTRRTFDRALRALPITQHSRIWPLYLRFVRSHPLPETAVRVYRRFLKLSPESAEEYIEYLRSIDRLDEAAQRLATVVNDERFVSKEGKSNYQLWHELCDLISQNPDKVQSLNVGAIIRGGLTRFTDQLGKLWCSLADYYIRSGHFEKARDVYEEAIQTVMTVRDFTQVFDSYAQFEESMIAAKMETTSELGREEEDDIDLELRLARFEQLISRRPLLLNSVLLRQNPHHVHEWHKRVALHQGRPREVINTYTEAVQTVDPFKATGKPHTLWVAFAKFYEDNGQLDDARTILEKATKVNFKQVEDLASVWCEYGEMELRHDNYDQALRLLRKATALPARRAEYFDGSEPVQNRVYKSLKVWSMLADLEESLGTFQSTKAVYERILDLRIATPQIVINYAMFLEEHSYFEESFKAYERGISLFKWPNVSDIWSTYLTKFIARYGGRKLERARDLFEQALDGCPPKYAKTLYLLYARLEEEWGLARHAMAVYERATRAVEPSQQHEMFNIYIKRAAEIYGVTHTRSIYQKAIEVLSDEHAREMCLRFADMECKLGEIDRARAIYSFCSQICDPRTTGTFWQTWKDFEIRHGNEDTIREMLRIRRSVQATYNTQVNFMASQMLKVYSNATGTVSDLAPGQSGMDDMKLLEHRAEQLAAEAERDQPSRSQGKILFVRSDASRTELAELAQQANPEEIEIGEEEEEEEELQPNEVPLEQQSVPATVFGSLKED; encoded by the exons ATGCCTGAGATTGGTGATGCCGCCTCAACCGAGGCAAAGCTGAAGACTCGGTCTGAGAGGCCCGATCTCTTTTTC GAAGAGGAGGATTTGCAGTATGAAGAAGAAATCCTTCGCAACCCTTTCTCTGTCAAGTGTTGGTTTCGCTATATTGAGTTCAAGCAAAGTGCATCTCAGGCTGTACTCAACCTGCTTTATGAGCGAGCCCTCAAGGAGCTACCAGGGAG TTACAAGCTATGGTACCATTACCTAAAAGCCCGCCGAGCCCAGGTGAAGCGTCGCTGTGTGACTGACCCTGCCTATGAGGATGTCAACAACTGCCATGAGCGGGCCTTGGTTTTCATGCACAAG ATGCCGCGCCTATGGTTGGACTACTGCCAGTTCTTGATGGAGCAAGGCCGTATTACTCGGACCCGGCGCACCTTTGACCGTGCGCTGAGGGCTCTGCCCATCACTCAGCACTCGCGGATCTGGCCCCTCTACCTACGCTTTGTGCGCTCTCACCCTCTGCCTGAGACTGCAGTGCGAGTGTACCGCCGCTTCCTCAAG CTGAGTCCTGAGAGTGCAGAGGAATATATTGAATACCTGCGCTCCATTGACCGGCTGGATGAGGCAGCCCAGCGCCTGGCAACTGTGGTCAATGATGAAAGATTTGTCTCCAAGGAAGGAAAATCCAATTATCAG CTCTGGCATGAACTGTGTGACCTGATCTCCCAAAACCCAGACAAAGTGCAGTCCTTGAATGTGGGGGCCATCATCCGGGGGGGGCTCACCCGCTTCACAGACCAGCTCGGCAAACTCTGGTGCTCCTTGGCGGACTACTACATCCGAAGTGGACATTTTGAGAAG GCCCGAGATGTATATGAGGAGGCGATCCAGACAGTGATGACCGTACGGGACTTCACCCAGGTGTTTGACAGCTATGCCCAGTTTGAGGAAAGCATGATCGCAGCCAAGATGGAAACAACTTCAGAGCTGGGGCGGGAGGAAGAAG ATGACATAGACCTGGAGCTACGCCTGGCCCGCTTTGAGCAGCTCATCAGCCGCCGGCCCCTCCTCCTCAACAGCGTCCTGCTGCGCCAGAACCCACACCATGTGCATGAGTGGCACAAGCGAGTGGCCCTGCATCAGGGCCGACCCAGAGAG GTCATCAATACATACACAGAGGCCGTGCAGACTGTGGATCCCTTCAAGGCCACGGGCAAACCCCACACACTATGGGTCGCCTTTGCCAAGTTCTACGAGGATAATGGGCAGCTGGATGAT GCCCGCACCATCCTGGAGAAGGCCACCAAAGTGAACTTCAAACAGGTGGAGGATTTGGCCAGTGTTTGGTGTGAGTACGGTGAGATGGAGCTGAGACACGACAACTATGACCAGGCCCTGCGACTGCTGCGG AAGGCAACTGCCCTGCCTGCCCGCCGGGCTGAGTACTTCGATGGTTCAGAGCCTGTGCAGAATCGGGTCTACAAGTCCTTGAAGGTGTGGTCTATGCTGGCTGACCTTGAGGAGAGTCTGGGCACCTTCCAG TCCACCAAGGCCGTGTACGAGCGGATCCTGGACCTGCGCATCGCCACCCCCCAGATTGTCATCAATTACGCCATGTTCCTGGAGGAGCACAGCTACTTTGAGGAGAGCTTCAAG GCCTACGAGAGGGGTATCTCACTGTTTAAGTGGCCCAACGTTTCAGACATTTGGAGCACATACCTGACCAAGTTTATCGCTCGTTATGGAGGCCGCAAGCTGGAGCGGGCCCGGGACCTGTTTGAGCAGGCACTGGATGGCTGCCCCCCGAAATATGCCAAAA CTCTGTACCTGCTCTACGCCCGGCTGGAGGAAGAGTGGGGGCTGGCCCGCCATGCCATGGCTGTGTATGAGCGTGCCACCCGTGCCGTTGAGCCCTCCCAGCAACATGAAATGTTCAACATCTACATCAAACGTGCTGCCGAGATCTATGGTGTCACTCATACCCGCAGCATCTACCAGAAAGCCATTGAG GTGCTGTCGGACGAGCACGCACGAGAAATGTGTCTTCGTTTTGCTGATATGGAATGTAAACTGGGAGAAATTGACCGGGCCCGGGCTATCTATAGCTTCTGCTCCCAGATCTGCGATCCTCGG ACAACAGGAACGTTCTGGCAGACGTGGAAGGACTTTGAGATCCGACACGGGAATGAAGACACCATCCGTGAGATGCTTCGGATCCGGCGAAGCGTTCAAGCCACGTACAATACCCAAGTCAACTTCATGGCCTCCCAGATGCTGAAGGTGTACAGCAATGCCACGGGCACTG TGTCCGACCTCGCCCCTGGACAGAGTGGGATGGACGACATGAAGTTGCTGGAGCATCGGGCGGAACAGTTGGCAGCAGAGGCAGAGCGGGACCAGCCCTCGCGCTCACAGGGCAAGATCCTCTTTGTCAG GAGTGACGCCTCCCGCACGGAGCTGGCTGAACTGGCCCAGCAGGCCAACCCTGAGGAGATCGAgataggggaggaggaggaagaggaggaagagctgCAACCCAATG AGGTGCCGCTGGAGCAGCAGAGTGTGCCAGCCACCGTCTTTGGGAGCCTGAAAGAAGACTGA